CCTGGGATGGGATGGTAGTGAGCTCAGTGCTTGTGGCTCCTGCCCCCATCACCATCCCACTGTTGAACCGTCTTGTCCCCTGAATGCCCAGGAGCGTGGTACCTGTACCCATATGGCCTGTCGGCACACAGCCTCCCCGTCTTCTCATGGTGGGGAGCGGGACGCCTCACCTCCTCCAACGTGCCCAGGGCACAGGACGTGACTGCGCTGGACCAGGTACAAACCAGTGCCATTGGGGCGGGATGGCTGGGACCGGGTGCCCAAGGGAGCACTGTGCCCGTGGGTGCAGCCCCTAAAGTTTGGTGCATCCCAAAGAtggagggaggggaagcagTAATGGGACACAGCCACCCTTGTAGGCCTGCGAGGCCCAGGGGGAGCTGCATGGCACCTTCCTTCCCATCACaggggctgcggggggagcagcagctcctggcccGCTTCCAGGCCCTGGAGAAGCGTTTTGAGGCACTGGAGGCTGCAGTATCAcgctgggagctgggggtggcTGGGGGCGAGCCCCCACCAAGAGAAGACATGCTGGGCCTGCTGGAGGGTCTGCTGGGCCGCCGCCAGGCCAGCATGGAAGAGCGCCTGCGCAGCGACGTGACCGGGCACCTCCAGGTGAGGGGAGCAGGGTGGTGCGGGCACAGGGACGTGGTGGGCTGGGTTCTGATGTCCTTGTCTCGTCCTTGCCCTGCAGGGTGAGCTGGACGCCCTGCGGGCTCAGCTGAAGGCCGACATGGACAAACGTCTGGGGAAGATGGCGCAGGCCTCACAGGTGAGGGACATGCCCCCTGTGAGGGTCctcggggctggggggcagATCTCACGTGGATCCTTGTGCCTTTGTGCCGGCAGGAGATGGAGGCccggctgcaggagctgaatgCAGAGTGGCAGAGGTAACGGTGCTCAATGTGGGGAGAAACCCCACTGTAGGGCTGGAGCTTAGGGTGGAGTAGGCCTCAGCCTGGCGTTTTGGGGCATTTGGTGGTGTTTGGTGGCTTTTCTCTCACTGTGGTGGTGACACAGGTCGGTGCAGGAGGACCTGCAGGGCCGCTGGCAGCGGGCGACGGgcgagctgcagcaggaggtgttGGCGCtgaggagggagctggcagggctgcgCTCCGACCAGGAGGCCATGGGCAAGCACCTGGAGGCCGTGCTGGAGCAGATCAAGGCAACACGGGCTGATGTAAGTCCAGGAACTCCCCCCCCCTTTTAGGGACCTTCACCTGGGACCCCATTTGAGGCAGAGGCGAGGGTCCTCGCCCCACAGCTGAGCCCTGTGCCACCTGTGCTACTAGGTGGAAGCGCAGATGCCAGCATGGATTGGCCACTTCCTGACACAGTCCCGGCGGGACGACGGCACGGCCGGACTGCTGCTCCAGCGGGAGGACTTGCAAGCGGAGCTGCGCGCCCTGGAGCTCCGGATCCTCGCCCAAATGCGGGAGGAGCGTGGGCTGGCAGCAAGGGACAGCATTGGCATGGCCCTGCGGCAAGGGGGGGCCGGGGGGGTGACAGAAGAGGTGAGTGGTGGCCGAGCCCTGGGGACATTGGGTGGGGATTTCTATGGAGCTTACAAACAGCCAAGGCCACCTTGCTTGCCCTGTCCctagcagcactgctgagtcATTTGGGGCAAAATGTTGCAGCAGgatgacagcagaggaaaaaatgagcctgtttgctttggaaagaTTTGTTGGCAGCTCCCtgtggagggagggagggatcGAACAGGACTGGCAGTCCCCACACCCTGTACAGGCTTTGTGCATATGGTGACATTGGGACACGGAGCTTTGGGATCAGCTCTGGGGGCACCGTGAGGCTTTGGGCCTGGTACCCATCCCCTTCCTCATGCATCAACACTGGGAAGGGTGAGCCCAGCCAGCCCAGGCGCTGCCCCTTCTTTGCACAGCACTTCTCGTCCCGGGTATTTTTAGCAGCCTCTAATGAGGCTTTGCAGCCGAGCGCACGCCTGCTCCTTTTTGCCGCAGTGATTCATCACTGCACGTCCCGTGAGAAGGGCCCTGACTCCACGGGCTGGAGGCGGGGACAGGACCCCATAGCTGTGACCAGGCCCCTCTTTACCCCCACAGCAAGTGCACCTCATCGTGGACCAAGCACTGAAGCGCTACAGTGAGGACCGCGTGGGGATGGTCGACTACGCCCTGGAGTCAGCAGGTAGGTGGCAGGGGGTGAGCTGAGGGTAGCCAGGGAGTGCTGGCGCTCTGCTTTACCCCTGTGCTCCCCTCTCTGTGCCAGGGGCCAGCGTCATCAACACCCGCTGCTCTGAAACCTACGAGACGAAGACGGCGCTGCTGAGCCTGTTTGGGATCCCTCTGTGGTACCACTCGCAGTCCCCACGCGTCATCCTGCAGGTGGGCACCGGGAGCGGATTGAGAGCCCGGGGTGTTGCAGTGCTCACACTGGGCACAGTGGTTGGGCTGGCATCGATGGGAGGAAAAATGGCGCTGGTGGTGATAGTGTTGCTGCTGATTCCTAAGAGCTGGTGTTCTTTTCCTGCGCGCGTAGCCAGACGTCAACCCTGGGAACTGCTGGGCCTTCCGTGGCTCCCAGGGCTTTGCCGTCATCCGCCTCTCCAGCCCCATCCGCCCCACAGCCGTGACACTGGAGCACGTCCCCAAAGCACTGTCACCCCAGGGAACTATCCCCAGCGCCCCCAAGGACTTCACCGTCTACGTGAGTAGGCCCATAGTGGGAGGCTGGAGGGTGGGGAGCACCTTCACGACCCCCATTCCCCATCCTGATCGCCACTgtctcttcttttctgcttctcgTAGGGCCTGAAAGAGGAGCGTGAGGAGGAGGGCCTTCTCTTGGGGCGCTTCACCTACAACCAGGATGGTGACCCCATCCAAACGTTCTACTTCCAGGTGAGGCGCGGCGGTGTTGCTGGAGCTCTCACCACGGGAAGGAAGCCGGGTGATGGTGTTGGATGGGGGCAGGTCATGGGGTCCCTCTGTCCTCGGAGCATCCTGCCTGTGAAGCGGGGCAGGGGCTGACGTCCACCTTGAGCCTTTCACTGGGAGGCTGTCTTGCTTACCCCTTCCCGCGTAtcttctccttggagatctcaGCACCCTGCTGGACCcggagatcccttccaacccgacCATCCTGTGGTTGTGTGACGCATCTCTCCTGTCCCCAAGGGCGACGACGTGGGCGCCTTCCAGCTGGTGGAGCTGCGCGTGCTGAGCAACTGGGGCCACCCCGAGTACACCTGCATCTACCGCTTCCGCGTGCACGGCGAGCCGGCCCTCTGACCCCCCCGCTGCCGGCGGGGTTGGGACAGGGACGTCCTGGGACGTGGGAGGCTGCACTGCCCTTGGCCTGCGCTGCTGCTTGCGGAGGAGAGGACTTCTTGCTCG
The Numida meleagris isolate 19003 breed g44 Domestic line chromosome 1, NumMel1.0, whole genome shotgun sequence genome window above contains:
- the SUN2 gene encoding SUN domain-containing protein 2, translated to MSRRSQRLVTSRLYPEDEDGTSSLLGGPQLPFKEGTARTAARRKSSGTKRLSPGPSTQTSYYSESLVSESYLGGSRGLAALDDALDGSTYWGRELSARRRRDTGDTESSKVNGLLESRTYDTYASSSGYSSEDDYAGHLYSGHSSSGSGLRTAASRVGSFLWQVFTAPARFVGWLLSCMASIWHRVTGGTPQLQRVPLSRRYPWLKKSLWWLLLLLLLAAITYGAWYLYPYGLSAHSLPVFSWWGAGRLTSSNVPRAQDVTALDQGLRGEQQLLARFQALEKRFEALEAAVSRWELGVAGGEPPPREDMLGLLEGLLGRRQASMEERLRSDVTGHLQGELDALRAQLKADMDKRLGKMAQASQEMEARLQELNAEWQRSVQEDLQGRWQRATGELQQEVLALRRELAGLRSDQEAMGKHLEAVLEQIKATRADVEAQMPAWIGHFLTQSRRDDGTAGLLLQREDLQAELRALELRILAQMREERGLAARDSIGMALRQGGAGGVTEEQVHLIVDQALKRYSEDRVGMVDYALESAGASVINTRCSETYETKTALLSLFGIPLWYHSQSPRVILQPDVNPGNCWAFRGSQGFAVIRLSSPIRPTAVTLEHVPKALSPQGTIPSAPKDFTVYGLKEEREEEGLLLGRFTYNQDGDPIQTFYFQGDDVGAFQLVELRVLSNWGHPEYTCIYRFRVHGEPAL